The window TCGTCCACGCATTTCCAGATCAATCCCCATTCTTCCGCGCGCTCGGCGGTCAGTTTTTCGCCGAGCATGGCCAGGCCCATTGCGCGCGCGGTGCCAATCAGTCGCGGCAAGAAGTAGGTACCGCCGGTATCCGGTATCAGGCCGAGGCGGCAGAATGCTTCGACGAAGGATGCGGATTTCGCCGCGATCACGATATCCGCTGCCAGCGCGATATTGGCGCCGGCACCCGCCGCAACGCCATTGACAGCGCAGATCACCGGCACAGGCAAATTGCGCAGCGCAAGGACCAGCGGGCCGTAATATTTTTCAACCGACTCGCCGAGATCCACCGACTCGGCTCCCGGAGCGACGGCGCGATCCGCCAGGTCCTGGCCCGCGCAAAATCCCCGTCCGGCTCCGGTCAGGATGAATACCCGCACCGATGTATCGGCCTTCACTGCTTCCAGCGCTTCACGCACTTCAAGATGCATTGCTGCGGTAAAGCTGTTCAGCTTGTCGGGCCGATTCAGCGTCAGTCGCGCAACACCGTCACTGATCTCGAACAGAATATGTTGATATGCCATCGCTTCCTCTCAAAAATTGCATCATCGGATAATCAGTGGTCCTGGTCGAAATCCATCACGACCTTGTCGGTCACCGGGAAACTCTGGCACGACAGCACAAAACCACGCGCGACCTCGTAATCTTCCAGCGCATAGTTGGCATCCATGTCGACCTTCCCATCGACCAGCTTGCAGCGGCAGGTAGAGCATACACCGGCCTTGCAGGAATAACGCATGTCGATAC is drawn from Noviherbaspirillum saxi and contains these coding sequences:
- the paaG gene encoding 2-(1,2-epoxy-1,2-dihydrophenyl)acetyl-CoA isomerase PaaG, which translates into the protein MAYQHILFEISDGVARLTLNRPDKLNSFTAAMHLEVREALEAVKADTSVRVFILTGAGRGFCAGQDLADRAVAPGAESVDLGESVEKYYGPLVLALRNLPVPVICAVNGVAAGAGANIALAADIVIAAKSASFVEAFCRLGLIPDTGGTYFLPRLIGTARAMGLAMLGEKLTAERAEEWGLIWKCVDDDQLSAEVDKLARHFASAPTLGLARTKQAIHASPSNTLPQQLDLERDFMRELGRSHDYREGVAAFVEKRTPQFKGK